The stretch of DNA GGTGGCGGCGTACGCGCGGTCGTACGCCGAGTCGCGGCGCGGGGACTGCGCGCTGGTGCACTCGTCGGGGCCATACGGGGAGAACCTCTTCTGGGGGAGCGGCACGGGGTGGGCGCCGGCGCAGGCCGTCGGGGCGTGGCTGGCGGAGCGGCCCCGGTACGACTACTGGAGCAACCGCTGCAGCGGCGGCATGTGCGGGCACTACACGCAGATCGTGTGGCGCGGCAGCACCCGCGTGGGCTGCGCCATGGTCGAGTGCTACGCCGGCCGCGGCACCTTCATCACCTGCAACTACGACCCGCCCGGCAACTACGTCGGCATGCGCCCCTACTGAACACCCATGACGGACCGGCCGCTGCGGCCGCCGTCGCGCCGCGTTGCCGCTCCGTCTCGCCGGCCTTCTTCGCAGCCCCGTTGCCGGCCGGCCAGCGCGTACGGGCGATGCGGCGCGGCGTAGTAATGTCTCGCTGTCCCATTCATTGTTGCCCATCGAGAGTTGAAGACGAATCGATGGCGATGCCACGAGTGTACAAAATATTTTTTTCACTGCTATACTACTAGTGCTGCATTTTATTTATCCTTGCCAGAATATATATACTCCTGTTGTGGTTacgaaacaaaatctgaaatgaaTCCTGAGCTACATATTTGACTGCTCGATTATACTCCCATGCTTGTAAAAATGACAGCGTTTTtctcaaaaagaagaagaagaagacagcaGTTGCAAAGGAGAATGGTGAGCTGCTGAGGCAAAAAAGTCCACTTTTCGGCGAGGCTTTTAGGTGGCCGGATTCCTTCCTGCTCAGGAGCTGTAGAAGTGAGCTGTGTACGTGAGCATGCATAGTCGAGGCGGGCTGGCGCATGTGCCACCTTGCGACAGAGGCTGGGCctcctgctctgctctgctctcccAGGTCCAGGCGTGCGATGCGTCATGGGCAGGGGCAGCAGTTGGAATCCGATGCTGCGGTCCGGTGCGGCCCCGGCTCCTTGAATTCCCCGCCAACTCCGCGGTGCCAAGCCAAGTTGCAACCCCCGCGCATTCATCTCGCTGTACATGCGCGTGACCGCTGCAagcctcgccggcgaccatggggtCTCTCGGCCGTCGAGTAGGAGCAGGCTGCTGGTGGCGGAGTATCACACGCGGGTCAAAGAGGAAGAAGGGATCCCGTTCCCGGTGGAGCGAGAGGGCGGTCAAGGTCTCGGCTGCGCTTGGGGGGATCGAGGATGTTGCAGTGCAGGTCGTGTGGCAAATGTCAACAGAGGCGCGGAGCGCTGCGGACTTGACGAAGGAGCGTGCATGTGCTCGCCCGCTTGCAGTTGCAACTGGCAGGGTCGTCCGCTGAGTCGCTCCCCTGCTCCTCCCAAGGCACGGTTGGGACATGTGCACATGATTGGACATGGGCTATGGGCATGGGCTGCTTGGGGTCGGGCTTGGGCTTTTATTTTCTGGTGTTTGGTTTTTGGGTCGGGCTTTCAGGGTTTTGGGCCGGGTTCGGGTTGGAGAAAAGAGcaattttcaagctttgggtgtgtTTTGCAGATAAGGATTTTGCAAGCCGGGTCCCGCCAGATACTCAGGTTTAGCCATGAATGAATCATACTAGTAAttttgctagttgtgattttgtattTGAAGGTCGTGCTTCCAATCTAGAGGCGCACAACCTTGTGAAATTTTATGTCTCACTTCCGCAGGGTCGTCATTTGTGGCTTCTATACCCTCATGACCCTCTTTGTATCCCTATGAACATAGTTTCTAATTAATAAAGTGTGGGATCCCTCAGAAAAAAAGCCATGAATGAGTCATACTAGTAATTCACGACGGCTTCAGTTCATAGGATTATTTTCCATGAAATATGTGGCCACCTATTTTTTATCTGCCAGCCAATAATTCTGGATGTTGGATTCAAATCCAACGGCTCTCCTTCATCTTCCTCCTTCACTTGTCTAACTCATCTCCTTCTTCGGCCATCCTCCCTGCCTAcggcctccttgttggccgcgtcttgAGATCGAGATCGAGAATTGTCTAATCTCGGCAGCGTCAAGATGAAAAAGCTATCACCTGAACCTGCGAACACTCTTCCTCAACTCTGTCAGTCGTGTCATCTCCATTTCTGGCAAGCTACTAACGGGCCCTCGCCGGGGGTCTCGATCGACCGCGTCATCCCTATCCCAGCCCCGTgccctcttcttcttgttgttcttccaGATTAACGGACGTGAACTAAGTTTTCAGGCAACCGTTGTGAATTAAATTTCTCGATGAACGCGAAATCGTTTGAATCATAGGGTTGTGATCACCATATTCCTATGGAAGCTACTCATATGCCTTTTATTTCGTAGGTTTCTCAAAAATGTTCGAGCTTTATCTTAATTTTTCTTTGAGAAGTTCAAGACACTTGGACTCTGTCTCTCGATACTATATTCTCAATCCTCTAAAAATCTATATATATTCTTGTGAACCATTCAGAGACACCTCTTACAAAAAATTTGTGTTTTGAAATCCAACAGGAATTCAAGATAAAGGCATCTCAATCATGTGTTTTTGCTATTCTACGTTTCAAATTTGCACGATCCAAATAGAACACTGCCAGATcttattagagcatctctagcagaccccacaaAGAGCCCCGACccacaaaataaccgccaaaatgcgggtcaGCACGGAAAATCCCGCCCGAACAGATCCCGCAAAAATGGCCGACCCGCAAATTTTTTTGAGGGGCGCGGCAAAATCTTGACCCCAACCCGCGAATACGCAGGTTTCCGCCTCGCCCCCACTGTGCCCCGTATCGCGGGAAAGCGGTTGGCGGGAGAGACATTTCAGCCCGCGCCCTTTCCCCACCTCCTTCCGCCGCCCGCCCGCCATTGGGTCCGCCTATCCGCCGCCGGCGATTCCGACCAAATCTGCGGGCGGAATCGCGCTGCGGGGGTGTCCCCCACCGTCCACCATTGATACGCTACTCATATGCCTTTTATTTCATATGTATCTCAATAATGTTCCAGCTTTATCTTAATTTTTCTTTTAGAAGTTTAAGACACTTGGACTCTGTCTCTCTGTACTCTATTCTCAAACCTCTAATTCTATGTATTCTTGTGCAGAcagagttatttacccaaaaccatcacacttggggctagggtaacaacttgataCTACATTTGAAGCAGGGCGCAAAAAGCCACCGAAAATGAGCCTAATACGTAACGCAGAGCACTGATGCTAGAATTTGGTCGTGAAAACAACGAAACCGACAGGTAGGGCCCACTGTCAGGCTGACATGGCGAAGACCAAAAACTTTGACCGACTGATGTGGCAAATAACGTGGCAGAGGAgtcgtgggtcccacatgtcaatgaGTCTGTTTATTATCTTCCTCGATTAGGCGCTGGTCTTTTCCTGTAGCCGCACGGCGGGCATGTGCGCAGCTTGCTCCGGCCGGCGGTGTGCGCTCCTTCCCTGCTCACCACCTCTTAAGCTAGCTAGCAGCGCTGGTCATAGAGGAGACCCAGACCGCTTAGCAGTCACCCGCCTCCCTAGCGTGCACAAGGAGCAACTCGTCCCTGTTACCCAGTCGCCGGCGGCCATCATTCTTGTGGCCAGAGACCACCGCGAGCTCCACCACCTTGTCTAGGAGCTATGGAAGGCCTCCCTGACCAACCCTACCGAAGCAATTTGATCGGGACGTGCAGAATCAGCCGCGTTGTGGTCGTCTTCCACCCCTCCCACCACACGCCACCGGGCCTCGATctcctgctccggcgaacctctgcGCCTCGCATCTGGTCACTGGGCTTCGGCACATCCTCCCGATGCCTCCGCTGCAAACGTCCACAAGCTGCGCATCGCTGAGCCGTGTCCCCCACCCTGCCATGCTCCGTCGGCCGCTGCCGCTGACGAGGACGTCGCTCGAGTGGTACCTCCCTGTGTCCGAGCACGCACACGTGCTCAAGGGTGAGCTCTCGTTCCTTCCCCGCGTGGCCACAGCTTGGGCCGGCCGACACCCTGCCCGCGCCGCCGTGTATGCCAACTCGGCAAGGTGGTCACCCCCTTGGTAGGAGTACATGAAGAGCTGCGTGAGCGCACGGCTGTGATGGAGGCGTCTGGCCCGCCGTTCCTCGAGTTACTGCTCcggcatgcccatggcgtgatgtgCCTTCCTCGGCGACCAGAAGATGAACGCACGGAAGCTGCTCGATGGAATGCCCCGTAGAAAGAATGTTGTGAAGAACACAACTGTttagtcattgacatgtggggcctgcGTCTCATTTGCCACATCAGCCGGTCAAAGTTTTTGGTCTTCGCCACGTCAGCCTGACAGTGGGCCCTACCTGTCGGTTTCGCTGTTTTCACGAACAAATTCTAGCATTAGTGCTCCGCCTTACGTATTAGGCTCATTTTCGGTGGTTTTTTGTGCCCTGTTTCAAATGtggtaccaagttgttaccctatcctccagtgtggtggttttgggtaaataactttGCACAGACACCTCTTACAAAATTGACGTGTTTTGAAGTCCTATATAAATTCACGATAAAGGGCATCTCAATCATGTGTTTTTGCTATTCTACGTTTCAAATTTGCCGCGGTCCAAATAGAACACTCCCAGACCTTCTTTGGTCAGGCCCTATGGCCCCTCATTTCCTCTCTAGTCTTTTTCGCTATGAAGTATGAACACTGCTCCTCGTTTTCCAGGCAACCGTGAACACACGCCCCTGGCTTTCCAAGAGCTTCGCGCGTGTAGCTAGTGTGTGCTACTACTACTAGGTCTTAGCTAATGGATAGATCCAAGCGTCCCCGCAAAGCAGGGATGGATCAAAGCTGGTCTAATAAGGGATACAGTAGGTCGGAACTGCCAATGTGATTTTATTCTCATACCTGCCTGCACATGGATGTCGAGTACTATAGTCTTTTACACTACGGCAGTTGTATCCCTCATGCCCTTCTGCGTCATTATTCACGTCTGTCAAAGAAAAAGAAAGCAGCTAGCATATGCGTACCTAAGGAAGATGCCCTTACCATTAATTTGTCAAACCTTTAAATCTCTTGTGCGCTGAAATACTTTTGAGCTGTTTCGTTTGTCCACGCTCCATAAAATATGCCAAGAGAAACGCAAGATGACATCCTCCATGTTGCCCAAGCATGATGCCATTACCAGCCCCATATATTTGTGTTCTTTTTTGAGGCTGCGTCCTGACATTGGCACGTCCAAATATGCCTGCACGATCAGGTGAGATCCCAATTAAATAGACAGGCTACACGACATTCAAACTGCAGCATAGTTGAAAACAGCACTGCCACTCCGCCAGTGCGGGCGCCGTCCAATCTAGCGTAGACGATGCTCACGTTGAACATGGCGAGGTGCTGCCATGGGACAATAATATACGTGTATGTCACGGTCGAGCTTTGATCTCCTTCCATGTGATGCGAGGAATAAGTGAATAGGTAATAGCCCGCCTAGCAAGTCGAGTATAGTCTCATGATCGATCACGTCGTCGCTGCATCTCACATAGGGAGAAGGCAGGCAGTCACATGCATGGACGGAGCAGCAACGGCTTTAACTGCCACCCGGCGCGCACAAGCTCACATGCATGGACGCAGCCTCCTAGCGGTAGGAGAAGATGATAAAATGGACCTTGACATGCTTGTATTATTCTGCTATAGCCATAACACCATCTCTTCACGTAATTTCAAGATTGCATTGGAGCAATAGATGGTACTCATAGAGTGCAGAGATCACAATCCGTAGCATACAAGGGAGAAAGCACTGCGCAAGCCAGAATGTTCTTGATGCTGTTGAGTTTGATCTAAAGTTCACATATGTACTGGCTGgctgggaagaaggagaagcacatGATGCTAACATTCTAAGTGACAACATGAGTAGACCTGATGGCATCAATATCTTCGATGGCAGGCTCTACCTAGGAGATGCTGGCTATGCATGTCGGTCAGGTGTTCTTTCACCCTTCAGAAAAATCAGGTACCATCTGAACAAGTTCTCTGATAGGAACTATCCTAGTACTCCATCGGAACTGTTTAATCTCAGACACTCCAGCCTTAGAGTTACggttgagagggcatttggagctctGAATAATAGGTTTGAGATCCTGGATCAGAAGCCATTCCACCTTTACCATATCCAGGTTAAGATTGTTCTTACATGTTGCATCCTTCATAACTGAATCCTACAATGGGGCTGTGATAAACTTGTGCCGGTGGAGGAAGATGTGACGTCTGATGATGTTGTTAGCTCTAGCCATGGTGTGGAGGAGTTGACAAGAAGCCTAAAAGAACAAAAGGATGGAGTGGGCTTAGCCAATGTGGGACGACAGAGGTCAGACAAGTATCTGAAGAAGAAGAGGCAGCAacacaagagaagaagaagaagaagaagaagaagaagaagaggaggaggaggaggaggaggaggaggaggaggaggaagaaggagaggttgAATTGTAAATTCGAGCATTTCACTAGGAACAATTTAAAGTTGATTTTTTTACAAAAATATTTTGAGTTATTGTCAAACCTGGCCACATGGGACGTTATAGCAAGCATGACCCAGTTGTAAATGGGCCTATCACAACATTTGCATGTGTCGCCCCTTTTATAAAAGGTCGTGTCGTGCCGGCCCGAAGGCCTGGCTACGCAAATCGGCCCGGCCCGACACAGTTGCGGCGGCCCATGTTGCTTTTAGGCCTTTTTGGCCTTCCAGGCCTTTTGCTTTTTACCGGCCCGAGCACAGAGTACGAACATCCTGTACGCTGGGGCGCAGGGTCACCCTTCCAAGCTCCTCCCTGAGACGAGTGAGATCAGAGCGAGCAGCAGTAGAGAGTCGGGGGCGTAGCTGGGCTTCCAGCCCCTGGAGGGCACCAGCCATGCTCGCGTTGGGGTGCACCGTATACGAGAAGAGCGCAGGGTATCGGAGCTCAAGCGTAGCCTCACCCAGCCACAGATCACACCAAAAGGCTGTACGTTCTCCATCCCCCACCGTACATGCGGTGCGCACACGGAAGAGCGGTAGGAGCtgtttggaaatatgccctagaggcaataataaaagcattattattatatttctttgttcatgataattgtctttattcatgctataattgtattatccggaaatcataatacatgtgtgaataacagacaccaacatgtccctagtaagcctctagttgactagctcgttgatcaatagatagtcatggtttcctggctatggacattggatgtcattgataacgggatcacatcattaggataatgatgtgatggacaagacccaatcctaagcatagcgtgagatcgtgtagttcgtttgctagagcttttctaatgtcaagtatctcttcctttgaccatgagagcgtgtaactcctggataccgtaggagtgctttgggtgtatcaaacgtcacaacgtaactgggtgactataaaggtgcactacaggtatctctgaaagtatctattgttttatgcggatcgagactgggatttgtcactccgtatgacggagagatatcactgggcccactcggtaatgcatcatcataatgagctcaaagtgaccaagtgtctggtcacgggatcatgcattacggtacgagtaaagtgacttgccggtaacgagattaaacgaggtattgggataccgacgatcggatctcgggcaagtaacatatcgattgacaaagggaattgcatacggggttgattaaatcctcgacatcgtggttcatccgatgagatcatcatggagcatgtgggagccaacatgggtatccagatcccgttgttggttattgaccggagagcgatctcggtcatgtctacatgtctcccgaacccgtagggtctacacacttaaggttcagtgacgctagggttgtagggatatgtatatgcagtaacccgaatgttgttcagagtcccggatgagatcccggacgtcacgaggagttccggaatggtccggaggtaaagatttatatatgggaagtcctgtttcgggcatcgggacaagtttcggggttatcggtattgtaccgggaccaccggaatggtcccgggggtccaccgggtgggtccacctgtcccggggggccacgtgggctgtagggggtgcgccttggcctacatgggccaagggcaccagccccacataggcccatgcgcctagggtttgaggggggaagagtcctaggaggggaaggcacctcctaggtgccttgggggggagggaaaccccccccttggccgccgcccccctaggagattggatctcctagggccggccacccccccttggccctcctatatatagtgggggagaggtgggacttcatacctgaacaccttggcctttggttgcctccttctccctctccaacacctcctcctcctccatagtgcttggcgtagccctgccggagtactgcagctccatcaacaccacgtcgtcgtgctgctgctggtgccatctccctcaacctcttcttcccccttgctggatcaagaaggaggagacgtggctgttccgtacgtgtgttgaacgcggaggcaccgtccttcggtgctaagatcatcggtgatttggatcacgtcgtgttcgactacatcatccccgttctttgagcgcttccgctcgcgatctacaaggtatgtagatgcatctaatcactcgttgctagatgaactcatagatggatcttggtgaaaccgtaggaaaatttttgttttctgcaacggtccccaacagtggcatcatgagctaggtctatgcgtagttcttcttgcacgagtagaacacaatttgttgtgggcgtagatttgttaactctcttgccgttactagtcttatcttgcttcagcggtattgtgggatgaagcggcctggaccaaccttacacgtacgcttacgtgagaccggttccaccgactaacatgcactagttgcataaggtggctggcgggtgtctgtctctcctactttagttgaagcggattcgatgaaaagggtccttatgaagggtaaatagaagttgacaaatcacgttgtggtttcacgtaggtaagaaaacgttcttgctagaaccctacttcagccacgtaaaacttgcaacaacaattagagaacgtctaacttgtttttgcagcaagtgctttgtgatatgatatggccaaagttgtgatgaatgatgaatgatctatatgtcatgtatgagatgttcatgctattgtaataggaatcacgacttgcatgtcgatgagtatgacaaccggcaggagccataggagttgtctttattttttgtatgacctgcgtgtcattgaagaacgccatgtaaactactttactttattactaaacgcgttagtcatagaagtagaagtagtcgttggcgtgacaacttcatgaagacacgatgatggagatcatgatgatggagatcatggtgtcatgccggcgacaagatgatcatggagccccgaagatgaagatcaaaggagctatatgatattggccatatcatgtcactactttatataattgcatgtgatgtttattatgttttatgcatcttgtttacttaggacgacggtagtaaataagatgatcccttacaaaatttcaagaagtgttctcccctaatgtgcaccgttgctacagttcgtcatttcgaagcaccacatgatgatcgggtgtgatagattcttacgttcacatacaacgggtgtaagacagttttacacagcgaaaacacttagggttaacttgacgagcctagcatgtacagacatggccttggaacacggagaccgaaaggtcgaacacgagtcgtatggaagatacgatcaacatgagaatgttcaccgacgatgactagtccgtctcacgtgatgatcggacatggcctagtcgactcggatcgtgtaacacttagatgaccaaagggatgtcaaatctgagtgggagttcattataatttgattagatgaacttaattatcatgaacttagtctaaatattttacaatatgtattgtagatcaaatggccaacatagtcctcaacttcaacgcgttcctagagaaaaccaagctaaaagacgatggcagtaactatacggactgggtccggaacctaaggatcatcctcatagctgccaagaaagattatgtcctacaagcaccgctgggtgacgcacctgttctccctgcagaacaagacgttatgaacgcttggcaggcacgttccgatgactactccctcgttcagtgcggcatgctttacagcctagagccggggctccaaaagcgttttgagagacatggagcatatgagatgttcgaagagctgaaaatggtttttcaagctcatgcccgggtcgagagatatgaagtctccgacaaattcttcagctgtaagatggagggaaatagttctgtcagtgagcacatactcactatgtctgggttacataaccgcttgactcagctgggacttaatctcccggatgatgcggtcattgacagaatcctccagtcgcttccaccaagctacaagagctttgtgatgaacttcaatatgcaggggatggaaaagaccattcctgaagtatttgctatgctgaaatcagcagaggtagaagtcaagaaggaacatcaagtgttgatggtcaataaaaccactaagttcaagaagggcaagggtaaaaagaacttcaagaaggacggcaaggtagttaccgcgcccagcaagcaagctgccgggaagaagccaaagaatggacccaagcctgagacagagtgcttttattgcaaagggaagggtcactggaagcggaactgccccaaatacttagcggacaagaaggccagcaacaccaaaggtatatttgatatacatgtaattgatgtgtaccttaccagtactcgtagtaactcctgggtatttgataccggtgccgttgctcatatttgtaactcaccgcaggagctgcggaataaacgaaaaCTGGAgagggacgaggtgacgatgcgcgtcaggaatggttccaaggtcgatgtgatcgccgtcggcacgctacctctacatttacctacgggattagttataaacctcaataattgttatttagtgccaagtttgagcatgaacattgtatcaggatctcgtttaatacgagatggctactcatttaaatctgagaataatggttgttctatttatgtgagagatatgttttatggtcatgctccgatagtcaatggtttattcttaatgaatctcgagcgtattactacacatgttcatagtgtgagtaccaaaagatgtaaagttgataacgatagtcccacatacttgtggcactgccgccttggtcacataggtgtcaaacgcatgaagaagctccatgcagatggacttttagagtctcttgattatgaatcatttgacacgtgcgaaccatgcctcatgggaaaaatgaccaagactccgttctcaggaacaatggagcgagcaaccaacttattggaaatcatacatactgatgtgtgcggtccaatgagtgttgaggctcgcggtggctatcgttatgttctcaccctcactgatgacttgagtagatatgggtatgtctacttaatgaaacacaagtcggagacctttgaaaagttcaaggaatttcagagtgaagttgagaatcaacgtgacaggaaaatcaagtttctacgatcagatcgtggaggagaatacttgagtcacgagtttggtacatacttaagaaaatgtggaatagtttcacaactcacgccgcctggaacacctcagcgtaatggtgtgtccgaacgtcgtaatcgcactctattagatatggtacgatctatgatgtctcttgccgatttaccactatctttttggggctatgctttagagactgccgcattcactttaaatagggcaccgtcgaaatccgttgagacgacaccgtatgaattgtggtttgggaagaaacctaagctgtcgtttctaaaagtttggggatgcgatgcttatgtcaggaaacttcaacctgaaaagctcgaacccaaatcggaaaaatgcgtcttcataggataccctaaagaaactgttgggtatatcttctacctcagatccgaaggcaagatctttgttgccaagaatgggtcctttctggagaaagagtttctctcgaaagaagtaagtgggaggaaagtagagcttgatgaagtattacctcctgaaccggaaaatggcgcaactcaagaaaatgttcctgaggtgcctgcaccggctagagaggaagttaatgataatgatcaagatacttctgatcaagctcctactgaaattcgaaggtccacaaggacacgttccacaccagagtggtacggcaaccctgtcttagaaatcatgttgttagacaacagtgaaccttcgaactatgaagaagcgatggcgggcccggattccgacaaatggctagaggccatgaaatcctagataggatccatgtatgaaaacgaagtatggactttgactgacttgcccgtagaacggcgagccatagaaaataaatggatctttaagaagaagacagacgcggatggtaatgtaaccatctataaagctcggcttgtcgctaagggttatcgacaagttcaaggggttgactacgatgagactttctcaccggtagcgaagctgaagtccgtccgaatcatgttagcaattgccgcattttatgattatgaaatttggcaaatggacgtcaaaacggcattccttaatggtttccttaaggaagaattgtatatgatgcagccggaaggttttgtcgatcctaaaaatgctgacaaggtgtgcaggctccaacgctcgatttatgggctggtgcaagcatctcggagttggaacattcgttttgatgagatgatcaaagcgtttgggtttacacagacttatggagaagcctgtgtttacaagaaagtgagtgggagctctatagcatttctcatactacatgtagatgacatacttttgatgggaaatgatatagaacttttggaaagcattaaggcctacttgaataagagtttttcaatgaaggaccttggagaagctgcttatatattaggcatcaagatctatagggatagatcgagacgcctcataggtctttcacaaagcacatatcttgataagattttgaagaagttcaaaatggatcagtccaagaaagggttcttgcctgttttgcaaggtgtgaaattgagctcagctcaatgtccgaccacggcagaagatatagaagagatgagtgtcatcccctatgcctcagccataggttctattatgtatgccatgctgtgtaccagacctgatgtaaaccttgccgtaagtttggtaggaaggtaccaaagtaatcccggcaaggaacactggacagcggtcaagaatatcctgaagtacctgaaaaggactaaggaaatgtttctcatttatggaggtgatgaagagctcgtcgtaaagggttacgtcgacgctagcttcgacacagatctggatgactctaagtcacaaaccggatacatgtatattttgaatggtggggcagtaagctggtgcagttgcaagcaaagcgtcgtggcgggatctacatgtgaagcggagtacatggcagcctcggaggcagcacatgaagcaatatgggtgaaggagttcatcaccgacctaggagtcatacccaatgcgtcggggccgatca from Triticum dicoccoides isolate Atlit2015 ecotype Zavitan chromosome 6A, WEW_v2.0, whole genome shotgun sequence encodes:
- the LOC119314382 gene encoding pathogenesis-related protein PR-1-like — translated: MASSTCTRAQLAVALLAVALCNAALLVVVDAGYPRGGDYRAQFLFQQNAARAAMGLPALRWDERVAAYARSYAESRRGDCALVHSSGPYGENLFWGSGTGWAPAQAVGAWLAERPRYDYWSNRCSGGMCGHYTQIVWRGSTRVGCAMVECYAGRGTFITCNYDPPGNYVGMRPY